TCCTGCACTCTACCTTGTCCTTACTTCTTGATACGCTTGTAGTCGGCGTCAAAATACTTTCCTGCTCGGATATCGTCCGTCATGCCCTTGTAGGGAGCCTCGGCAATGACCTCCTCGTTGTTCTGCCCGGCCTTGCCCATGTAGGTGATCTTGGCGAACTCCGGCACCAGATACTTGGGATAATTCTCGTACTTCTCCCTTGATTCCTTCATGAGTTCAATATGTTCGTTCTGGAAGCAAACCGTAATCTCAGGATGATCCTGCACCCACTTAGGGAAGAAGATCACGCCGTGCATGATATGCTCGTTGGGCATGAAATCCAAAGCCACATCCGTGCCGGTGGGCTCCGTCCAGGTAACCTTGTACACCCCATCGGTGAGCTTCACGATATTGGCCTCCTGGTCTTTCACCCAGCGGCCAGCCACCATGCCGCCGTGGATGCGGTAATCCACCGTGTGGTCATTCTTGGCATACCACTCATACTCCCAGCCGTTGTCGTAAGTATAGATAAAGTGAGTGCCCAGAAAATCGTCCAGTTCTTTGAATTCCATCAGAAATGCCCCTTTCAGCAATCATGTATATATTTACATATTCTTTACGTCTGTTATAATACCCCTTTCCCAAAGCTTTGTCAACATTATGTAAATAAATACATGTAAAGATTTTCTTCATGTGATATACTGGGGTCAACAAGAGAGAAAGAAAGGTGATCTGCATGGCACAGAAGAACGTGCTGAAATACATCATCCTGGGCATGCTGGCCCACAGGGAGCTGGCAGGCTACGATATCAAGAAACTGTTCGAGGAAGAGCTGGGAGATTTCTGGTACTCCAACCACAGCCAGATTTACCCGGAGCTGCGCCGCCTGGAAGAAGAAGGCTTCATTGCTTCCCATACAGAGCTGGTGGGAAAGAAGCTGGAAAAGAAATTCTACCGCATAACAAAAAGCGGACAGCAGCTGCTGTCCGCCTGGATGGAAGAACCCCTGAATCCCCCGGTGCCCACCAGGGACGAATTCACCATGAAACTATACCTGATAAATTCAGCCAAAGACCCGCTGGTGCCCCGTCTCTTTCAAGAAGAAATCTGCCGCCACGAGGAAAAACTCCAATACCTGCAAGCCCGCTGGCAGCTGCTCTTCGCCGACGAAGCAGCCAGACAGGAGCACTACGGCCACCGCTGCATCCTCCAACAGGCCATCCTAAGGGAAAAGCAACGGCTGGAATGGCTCCGCCAGGAATATGCGGCACTGAAGCAGTAACGCTTCAAACCTTTCCCTTGCCCCTTTGGCGAGGATTTTGCCCCCCTAAACTGGACATCATGTTTGCGTCGGACGCTTCCCCGTCAATATTTCTTCCATGATTAACTTCGGCATATCCTCCATATCCGGCGTTGGATTGAATCTTCTTGGATTATATTCCTCCATGGATAAATCATAGGCTACCACATCCATCGTTTCCGAAAACCAACACCAATCGTCATCGTCATTTTCTCGTGCGGAATCGTAAAGTTCTTGGTATTCGGGACAATTATTCAGTCCCGGCAGTTTATGCTTGGGTGTCTCTCGCAAGAGCCGATATAGTTTTTCGGCATATTCGTCAAAACGCTCCCCATCATAGTGCAATCTTACAAAGACCGTGACCCGCAAAGCGTCGCCCAATTTCTCATCAAGATGAGCACCGAGAATAATCTTTGCATTGGGAGCAACTTCACGAAGAGTGGAAACTGCTTCGGCGGCTGTGGACGAATCTACTTTACCAGTGCCGCCTAAAATGTGAACGAGTATATTTTTTGATTTTGTGATTTTTTTAGATTTACCCTTGGACACCGCCTCTTTCGCAGCAAGGACGGCGGCATTTTCTCCCGTAGCTTCTGCTTCCCCCATGTAAACATCACCGTTAAAATGCTTAAATGGGTCGAGCTCTACCTCGTCTAATGAAATCAACCCCGGTCTTGTGAAAATGGCAGCCATTCTATTGTAGAATCTCCTATAATATTTGCCTTCATCGCCACTAAAAACACCACTATCGGCTGACACATATCTCGACTTCAAAAGTTTTGCTCCCATGCAGACAGCCTCCCCATAAATTACTTGTCACGGTTATTCCAAAGAAGTCCGGCAAGCAGTCCCAACAAAAACAATTTGCCATCATGCCTCATGGCTCGTTCCTCATCGCTGACATTGAGATAGTAAAGCAGACTGACGGCTTTTTGCCAGCAGGCAAAGGCAAGACTTAGCAAAAGAATGACACCGATCAAATGATACAATGGCTCAATGTCCTCAGACATAAGCAGTATATAGTCACACACGAGAACAAAAAATCCGAGGCATAACAGGAAAATAGAGAGGCAAATATCGAACAACTTACGACCGAGGCTTTTCATGTTGGCTCACATCCCTTATCACAGAGTCTTCCCTTGTCCCTGCCGCTCGATTTTTTGTCGGTACTTCCATAGTGGCAATGCTTTTTTGAATGCCAAATCAAAGCCTGATTTTTCTTCATAGGTCAGCTCATGTTTTAGCACATCAGCTTCAATAAAGTCTAATTCTATGTGATTTTCTGACCGCCAGTTACGATGGATATACAATGTTTTTTCCTTGGAGTTAATGGTGACAAGATATAGGAAAATCGGCTCCGTATCATAGGCGGTTTCCACTTGGTAGAGCAGAGTCATCTTGCCGCTTTCCTCGTCATATTCAATCGACCATGGATAGATGGAGTATTCCTCATAGTGACCATCTACCACCCGCCCCGTAACACGGGTCGGAAATCCCTTGGGCTGATTGGCGGCGTATGCGACAAGAGGGAAGATAAAATAAATGGCAGATAAAACGACCAAAATGAACTTTTTCATAAGGCATCACCATCCATCTTTCATCCATCGATTTGATTGTCAACAAAGATCATCATGCCTCATGGCTCATTACTCATTGATGATATTGAGTACGTGAAGCGAATATCGAACGTCTATTTCTTAAAGCCTGATGCGATTGTCACTACCAACACTTCTTCGTCTTTCATGGCATTATCGATGGTGGCTGAAACAACATTGTTTACCATTGCGCCCGGTAAAATTTTTTGCAAAGTTCCTATATCTATAGTGTTCTCATTGCCAAAGACTGCAAAATAAACATTATGCGCCTGCCTCAAGTCCCTATGTTGCATGTATATTTGTTCGGTGGCTGCTTGAAGGATTTTCTTCTCGAAACCGTGATGTATAGTTTCTTTAACGATGGCCGCAATTGCAACATCATGTTCCTTGATGCCGCTTCGCAAATCCTCAAGATCTAGCCCGATGATACCCATGAAAATATGAGGGGCGAATATAGCTCGCACAATGCAGGAAACTGCGTTGTTTACTTGCCCATTGGAAATCGAATTATATCCTGCGAAATCAATGATTGCATTTACTTGCCCTTTTAAGCGGCTAAGTGCCTGCTCCTGCTCATGATTGCGACTTTTGGTATTGCACAGCATTATGGCGATGTAACGAACATTATTTTTTACCGCTAAATCCACCATGATTTGTAGGCTCTTTATTTCCTGCTCGTCTTTTAGTTGCGTTGCTATGCAAAGAACATCGGTATGAGAAAGAACATCGCTAAGAATCGGCTCACTCATATCAGTTTCTTCCATTTCAAAATCGCGCTTATCAATGTTCGTGTCAAGAAGCAAATGTCTGATTGAGCGGAGAAAGGAATTATAATCCCAACAATCACCTAAAGATACCAGCGTAGGCAAAGCTGTATACGACCACCCCTCTCCGTCAATTTTAAGGTTTGTGAGTTTTATCATGAAAATCATCCTTTCTAAAATCATTCAAAGCGAGTTGTGCTGTACCAATCAGCGTAGGGCTTCACTAATTCTTCCAATATTTTTCCTGTCAGATTCCATGCTGATTTCTTATCCGCCCGAAGTACGCTAAAAAAATTATTATCGCCAATAAGATCTGATATAATAATCGGCTCTAGCAAAATGTCTGTTTCCATTGTATCGTATGGAATCTTTGCTTTTTCTACCTTATCCCTTATTGAAATCTCATTGAGACTTATATACAGAATCTTTATTTGCGGTTGAGGTTTTGAGGTTTCTAATTCTCCAAAAACTTCATTTATCATTCTTTTTGCAATTTCTTCTGCATCTTGCCGTTTATCAGCGAAACAGGAGCAATCTGTTTGATTGGATTCGTGACAGTTCACCATGTTTTTTATTGTGTATAAATATTTTTTTGTTTCCCGTTTATCGAAACGT
This genomic interval from Selenomonas sp. AB3002 contains the following:
- a CDS encoding PadR family transcriptional regulator: MAQKNVLKYIILGMLAHRELAGYDIKKLFEEELGDFWYSNHSQIYPELRRLEEEGFIASHTELVGKKLEKKFYRITKSGQQLLSAWMEEPLNPPVPTRDEFTMKLYLINSAKDPLVPRLFQEEICRHEEKLQYLQARWQLLFADEAARQEHYGHRCILQQAILREKQRLEWLRQEYAALKQ
- a CDS encoding phenolic acid decarboxylase; translated protein: MEFKELDDFLGTHFIYTYDNGWEYEWYAKNDHTVDYRIHGGMVAGRWVKDQEANIVKLTDGVYKVTWTEPTGTDVALDFMPNEHIMHGVIFFPKWVQDHPEITVCFQNEHIELMKESREKYENYPKYLVPEFAKITYMGKAGQNNEEVIAEAPYKGMTDDIRAGKYFDADYKRIKK